In one window of Anaerobranca gottschalkii DSM 13577 DNA:
- a CDS encoding radical SAM protein, which produces MKKLGIEFKFTESSPEKVYLELTNGCNLNCQFCFRHGWNEGIFELDGEILEKIKRGLEGTRVKEVILGGIGEPTTASNFETGVKLFKDYNLTLTTNGTLLKEKGEIISQGIKKIIVSVDGDEDKFFQIRNTPLEQVLDGIKYIKGINKGIEVLLQFVIGRENVDKMKAVVDICEKLNLQGVIFSNIIPGQQRDKDKYLYTLGPNPYLDRVFNEVRNYSFKKGVNIIYPQTKIKTLRKCGFIEEGSIFINSLGEVCPCYRFAHNSKEYVFGREKRISKHSYGSVKDGDILTIWNSKSYLDFRLTLITENYPSCLDCDLVDGCDIVNQTTWDCEGMSPTCGDCLWSRGITICP; this is translated from the coding sequence ATGAAAAAATTAGGGATTGAATTTAAATTTACAGAAAGTTCTCCTGAAAAGGTCTATTTAGAATTAACTAATGGTTGTAATCTAAATTGCCAGTTTTGTTTTCGCCACGGTTGGAATGAAGGGATATTTGAATTAGATGGGGAAATTTTAGAAAAGATTAAAAGAGGATTAGAGGGAACAAGGGTTAAAGAAGTGATTTTAGGAGGAATAGGTGAACCAACAACGGCGAGTAATTTTGAAACTGGAGTGAAGCTCTTTAAGGATTATAATTTAACATTAACTACCAATGGAACTTTGCTTAAAGAAAAAGGGGAAATTATCAGTCAGGGGATTAAGAAAATAATAGTTTCTGTAGATGGAGATGAGGATAAATTTTTTCAAATTAGGAATACTCCATTAGAACAGGTCCTTGATGGAATTAAGTATATCAAAGGGATAAACAAAGGAATAGAAGTTCTCCTTCAGTTTGTGATTGGAAGAGAAAATGTGGATAAAATGAAGGCTGTTGTGGATATCTGCGAAAAATTGAATTTACAAGGGGTAATTTTTTCTAATATAATACCTGGCCAGCAAAGGGATAAAGATAAATACCTTTATACCCTTGGGCCTAACCCTTATTTAGATAGGGTTTTTAATGAAGTGAGAAATTACTCCTTTAAAAAAGGTGTTAACATAATTTATCCACAAACCAAAATAAAAACCCTTAGAAAATGTGGATTTATCGAAGAAGGATCAATATTTATCAACAGTTTAGGGGAAGTTTGCCCTTGCTATCGCTTTGCCCATAATTCTAAGGAGTACGTTTTTGGTAGAGAAAAAAGGATTAGTAAACACAGTTATGGAAGTGTAAAAGATGGGGATATCTTAACAATTTGGAATTCTAAAAGTTATTTAGATTTTCGCTTAACATTAATTACAGAAAACTACCCTTCTTGTTTAGATTGTGATTTAGTTGATGGTTGTGATATAGTTAACCAAACTACCTGGGATTGTGAGGGGATGTCACCTACCTGTGGAGATTGCCTTTGGTCTAGGGGGATAACAATTTGTCCATAA
- a CDS encoding MoaD/ThiS family protein: protein MNLTVRLFATLRENRGKELHLQFDKPVTPRDIIERLNILEEDVAILLVNGRDGSLDTHLEDNDIISIFPPVGGG, encoded by the coding sequence ATTAACTTAACAGTACGGTTATTTGCTACCTTGAGGGAAAACAGAGGGAAAGAACTCCATTTACAGTTTGATAAACCAGTAACTCCAAGGGATATAATAGAAAGGTTAAATATCCTTGAAGAAGATGTAGCTATATTATTGGTCAATGGTAGAGATGGCAGTTTAGATACCCACCTTGAAGATAATGATATTATTTCAATTTTCCCTCCCGTTGGCGGGGGCTAA
- a CDS encoding aldehyde ferredoxin oxidoreductase family protein: MHGYRGKILRVNLTERTCKVEDLDLNLAKKYLGGRGLGEKLFMDEVDPKVDPFSPENKFLVVTGPLTGTPTPTGGRYMVVTKSPLSDTIACSNSGGFWGAELKFAGYDVIIVEGKADKPVYIHIEDDMVEIKDAQHLWGKVVSETTEVLKGELGEKVKVLTIGPAGEKLSRIAAVMNDLYRAAGRSGVGAVMGSKNLKAIVVKGSGKPQIAAEDKLKEVVASCMKKIKENGVTGQGLPTYGTAVLVNIINENGVFPTNNFQKSVFANAEEISGETLAEKYLIKKDVCYRCPIGCGRYCKVDDIEGGGPEYETIWAFGADCGVSDLGAIIKANFWCNELGLDTISAGATIAAAMELYQRGYIKEEDTNGIPLEFGNSEAVIQWTKRIGYREGIGDKMAEGSYRLGESYGVPELSMSVKKLELPAYDPRGIKGQGLQYATSNRGGCHVRGYLISPEILGLPEKLDRFSLEGKAQWAKTFQDLTAAIDSLGLCLFTSFALGPQEYADLYNAVVGTDFSGEDILTAGERIWNIEKLFNLKAGLTKGDDTLPKRLLNEPIPDGPSKGNVHQLEELLPQYYQVRGWDEEGVPKEETLAKLGI, translated from the coding sequence ATGCATGGTTACAGAGGGAAGATTCTAAGGGTTAACCTCACAGAGAGAACTTGTAAAGTGGAAGATTTAGATTTAAACTTGGCAAAAAAATATCTCGGCGGTAGAGGTTTAGGGGAAAAACTCTTTATGGATGAAGTAGACCCTAAAGTAGACCCTTTTAGCCCCGAAAACAAGTTTTTAGTAGTAACGGGTCCTTTAACAGGTACACCTACCCCTACAGGGGGCAGGTACATGGTTGTAACAAAATCTCCCCTTTCTGACACCATAGCCTGTTCAAACTCCGGTGGTTTTTGGGGAGCAGAACTTAAATTTGCCGGTTATGATGTAATTATAGTAGAAGGTAAAGCAGATAAGCCAGTATATATCCATATTGAAGATGATATGGTCGAAATTAAAGATGCCCAACATTTGTGGGGTAAAGTTGTATCTGAAACTACAGAAGTTTTAAAGGGAGAATTAGGAGAAAAAGTTAAAGTTTTAACTATAGGACCGGCCGGTGAAAAACTTTCTAGAATCGCAGCGGTAATGAACGATCTTTATAGAGCAGCAGGTAGATCGGGAGTAGGGGCAGTTATGGGTTCTAAAAACTTAAAGGCTATTGTAGTTAAAGGAAGTGGCAAGCCTCAAATCGCTGCCGAAGATAAACTTAAAGAAGTAGTAGCTAGTTGTATGAAAAAAATAAAAGAAAATGGGGTTACAGGTCAAGGATTACCTACTTATGGTACAGCAGTATTGGTAAATATTATTAACGAAAATGGAGTATTCCCCACTAACAATTTCCAAAAAAGTGTATTTGCCAATGCAGAGGAAATCAGTGGTGAAACTTTAGCGGAAAAATATTTAATTAAAAAAGATGTTTGCTATCGCTGCCCTATCGGTTGTGGCCGTTACTGTAAAGTAGATGACATTGAAGGTGGAGGGCCAGAATATGAAACTATCTGGGCCTTTGGTGCCGATTGTGGAGTTTCAGATTTAGGAGCTATCATTAAAGCTAACTTCTGGTGTAATGAATTGGGATTAGATACCATTTCTGCAGGAGCTACTATTGCTGCAGCTATGGAACTTTATCAGAGGGGTTATATTAAGGAAGAAGACACCAATGGTATTCCTTTAGAATTTGGTAATAGTGAAGCAGTGATCCAGTGGACTAAGCGGATAGGTTATAGGGAAGGCATAGGAGATAAAATGGCGGAAGGGTCTTATAGGCTTGGGGAAAGCTACGGAGTTCCTGAGTTGTCTATGAGTGTTAAAAAACTAGAATTACCAGCTTATGATCCTAGGGGTATTAAGGGTCAAGGATTACAATATGCTACATCTAACCGTGGAGGTTGCCATGTTAGAGGTTATTTAATTTCACCAGAAATTTTAGGACTACCTGAAAAATTAGATAGATTTTCTTTAGAAGGTAAAGCCCAATGGGCCAAGACTTTCCAAGATTTAACAGCGGCTATTGATTCTTTAGGATTATGTCTGTTTACTTCCTTTGCCTTAGGACCACAGGAATATGCTGATCTGTATAATGCCGTAGTAGGCACTGATTTTAGCGGAGAAGATATTTTAACTGCTGGGGAAAGGATTTGGAATATTGAAAAGTTGTTTAACTTAAAGGCAGGCTTAACTAAAGGAGATGACACATTGCCTAAGAGATTATTAAATGAGCCAATTCCCGATGGGCCTTCTAAAGGTAATGTACATCAGTTAGAAGAATTACTACCCCAATATTACCAAGTAAGGGGATGGGATGAAGAAGGGGTACCAAAGGAAGAGACATTAGCGAAATTAGGGATCTAA